ACGGAGAAGGGCGCGTCTACCCCACCTGCGGCGGCTTGAAGCACAGCCGCACCACCCCGTCACGGTGCAGCGGACGCAGGTGCTCGGGCAGCGCTCCCTGCACGCGGAAGGACTTCACGTAGTAGCTGCCGCTCTCCACCACCGGCAGCCCGTGCTCCGCCAGCCACGTGTGCACCCAGGCGCGGCGCTCGGCGTCCACCGCCTGCATCCGCTCCAGGTCCACCGCCATGAAGGCCCGCGCCGCGATGGCGTTGAAGAAGTACGTGTGCCAGTTCCACTGCGTCTCGAAGCGCTTCCGGTACGGGTGGTCCTTGTGCACCAGCGCCACGCCCAGCTGCGACGCCGTCAGCCCGAAGCCCCGGCTGAAGCTGATGGACAGCACCGCCCTCGGCAGCAGCGGCAGCAGCTGGCTCGCCACCTCCGTCCGCTCCGTCGCGGACAGCGTGGGGTACAGGTTCAGGTTGAGCAGGCTGTGCGGTGACGCCCCCAGGAAGGCCAGCATCTCCTCCGTCACGTGGCCGTTGCGCACCGAGGGGATGCACAGACACGCGAGTGCTCCGGGCGACTCCGCGTCCCAGCGGATGCCCTCCTGCTGCGTGCAGCCCACCGTGAAGCCGTGCCAGTCTCCGGGGTACAGGCGCACCGGCTCCCTCGCGGCCACCGCCTCCACCAGGTGGCTCATGAAGTCGCAGTCGCTGCCCGCCGCGAAGGCCACGTAGTCGTCGAAGCGCCACACCCCTCCGCTCAGCGCGCTCAGCCGCGCCTTCACCCTGGGCACCAGCTCGTCGTGGAAGAAGCGCAGGCCCCGCGTGTAGTGCTGCGTCAGGTCGTCCGCCGTCAGCCCCTCCGCCGCGCGCCGGTAGGCCTCCGCCCCCGCCGCGTACCCCACCGGCAGCAGCGGACGGAAGGTCTCCACCGCCTCGGGCGGCAGCGCCTTCGCTAGTCGCTCAGCCGATACAACAGGCTCCGCGAGTCCTCCAGTGAGGCGTACACGCTCCCGTCCGACAGGAGATTCAGCGAGCGACATGTCCCGTTCTCCTGCTCCCATTGCGGCGTCGGCTCCCGGTAGTAACAAACCTGCACCTCTTCCATACGACGGATGACCGGGCCCCAGGGCAGGCGTCCCACCACCTGTCCCTGACCCTCGAAGACGTCTTCTTCCACCTGGTGCTCGCGCGCCCATTTATCCGCCGGGGACTCGCGGAACACCGACTGCTCGTAGGCCACGTAGGTGTGCTTGAAGGTGAACTCGCGCACGCCCAGCGGGGCCAGGGCGCGGATGTAGCGCCACGCCTCCTCGCGCCCGTCCACGTGGCCCTTCGCCATGACGCAGGTGGCGCGGACCTTCAGTGGTTTTGCTGCTTCCAGGAAGGCCTCGCGCAGCGGCGCCTGCTTGCCCATCAGCGCGCGGTTGTCCGCGTCGTCCACCGCGTGACGCGACCAGCAGACGTAGGAGAGGCCCGCCTCGGCCAGCTCCTCCGCGAGGGCTCGCGTGAGGAAGGTGCCGTTGGTGAACAGCGCCAGCTCATCGAAGAAGCGGCGGCCCTCGCGCACGAGGTGCAGCACCAGCTCCGGGCGGAGGAGTGGCTCACCGCCTCCGGTGATGACCAGACGCGTGGCTCCGCGCTCGCGCGCGTCGCGGTAGTAGCGCGCGAGGTCCAGGCGGAGCAGGTCCGACTTCTCGTGCTGGAGCGCGCTGATGGACGAGCGCGAGAAGCAGAACGGGCAGCGCAGGTTGCACGCCAGCCGCACCGGCAGCACGCTGCACGTGAGCGCGCGGCAGGACTCCCAGGGGACGAGCTGGGGCAGGGGCCTGGCGGCGCTCATCGTCCCGCCTCCCCGAGGACGCGCTCCAGCTCCAGCCGGGGCAGGGCCTCCATCAGCAGCGCCCGGCGCTCTCGTGGCACGTGGTGCCACGCGGCGCACAGGTCATGCTCCTGGACTCCCAGTCGCTCCAGCTCCTCGCGCGCCCGCAGCCGCAGGTCGCGCTGGTGGGACTGGAGCGCCCGCCGCAGCGGCTCCGCGCGCGTCTCCGCCGCCTCCAGCTCCGCCACCAGCCCGTCCAGCGCGTGCAGCGCGCCCTCCACCGCCTCGTCGTACGCCCGTCCTCCGAGCGCCTCACGCAGCTCCGCCGCGTCCGTCACTTCTTGCGCCAGCGGCTCCACGTCCTGGAGCGGAATGGAGCCGGGACAGTACGCCACCGTGGCCAGGTCCACGGGCCGCGTGGCGCGCGCCACGTACACGCCCGGCACTCCCGAGCGCCATGGCTGCACGTGCAGCGGCCTCAGGAACACCAGCCGGCCCGTGTTCTCGTGGTCCGTGTACGGCTCACGGAAGTCCACCGTGCGCATGTAGAGCAGCGGCGTCAGCGGGCCCGCCAGCCGGGGCAGCGTGCCCCGGAGGTAGCGGCGCAGCGCCACGGGCCCGAGGTCGCGGTAGAGCACCGGACACGCCTCGTCCGGCTTCAGCGCCGCCAGCGGCGCGCCCGTGTGGAACCGGTAGCGCCGCAGGTCCTCCTCCGGGTACTCCGTGCCGGCGCTCGCGGGCGTCTCGAGCATGGCTACCACTTCCCTCGAGGCGTCAGCTTCGCGTCCTGCTCCGCGCGCAGCTGCTTCAGCTTCCCCTGCCGCCCCTCCGCCGCCTGCTTCGCCCGTTCCGCCTCCTCCAGCAGCCGCGCATAGTCCAGCCGCTCCAGCCTCAGCGTGCTCTCCTCCTCCGTCTCACCCTCCAGCCCCGCCCCCAGCGCCTTCACCCAGCGTCGTGCCAGCTCCTCCAGCCGCAGCGGGCTCTGGCCCAGCAGCTCCAGCGTCAGGAGCTTCGCCTCGCCCGCGAAGCCCACGAAGCCCTCGCGCACGTGGTGCCCCACGCCGTGTTTGCGCGCCAGCAACGCCACCACCATCCCCACCGCACGCTCCGACAGCACCTCCGTCACCAGCGCCAGCCGCCGCCACCCCTCCGCGTCCAGCGACTCGCACATGTCGAGGAAGAGGCCCGGGTGCACCGGCTCCAGCCCATGGCCTCGCTGGAAGTCCGCCAGCCGGGCGCGGAGCAGCTCCGGCTCCACCTCCTTGCGCTCCAGCGCGGGACGGCGCGCGGCCAGGGCCTGGCACAGCGCGGGCAATGACAGCCGGGGCCTGTCGTCAACCGGCCCGGACGGGCCAGACGGGCCGGACGGGCCGCTCTTGCGGCCGAAGAGCCTCTCAAAGCGCGACATGGCGCTCCTCCTGGAAGAGGGCGTGCGCGAGCGCCGCCGCCACCTTCGGGAAATCCTCCAGCTCCACCACCTCGGCCACGCGCGCCCCCAGGCCGCGGTAGCGGGCCACCATCTCCGGCACGGGCTGGTGCAGCAGCAGCACCAGCGGCGCGGAGGCCGCCGCGGCCTCGGCGAAGATGCGCGCGTTGTCCTTCCTGGAGGCGTAGTTGTGGTCGAAGTCCCGGTCGGTGATGACGACGCGCGTGGGCTGACGGCCACGCTGGTCCCTCACCGAGTCTCCCAGCCGCCTGAAGGGGAATTCCGTCCCGCCGCCGATGTAGTGCATGAGGAAGCGCGACATCTCCACCTCCGAGCGGCACCACTCCCAGTAGGCCACCGTCTCCGACGAGTACAGCACCGCCCGCACCCACCCGCCCGCGCGCACGGCCCCCACGCAGAGAATCTGCGCGGCCAGCGTCATCGCGTTGAGCGTGGTGCGCGGGTCCGGCATGGAGCCGGACACGTCCAGGTAGATTTCCACGCGCGGCTGCCACAGCGGCACGTCCAGGCCCTCGTAGTCCGCGATGCGCTCGCGCTTGAGCGGCGCCACCGCGCCCAGCCTGTCTCCCCGCAGCGACAGCGTGGCCAGCCAGTCCACCGAGGGCAGCGCGTCTCCCAGCTCCCACTCGTCCAGCGTGGTGGGCACCACCGCCTCGCCCAGCGTCAGCCGGTCCGGGGGGCGCAGCAGGTAGCGCTCCGCCTCGAGGCGGTAGTACGCGGCCATCACCTCCGGCACCCCCTCCGCGTTCGCAGTGCCCTGGCCGGGCAGCGTGGCGATGCGCCGCTCCCGACTCTTCTCTCCGACGAGCCGCTCCCCGTTCTCCTTGTCCAGCCAGCCCTCCGCCACCGCGCGGCGCACCGCTTCCTTCTCCCGCGCCCCGGGCGTGAGGGCGTCCGCCCAGTCCTCCGGGGTCGGCTCGCCACGGCAGCAGGACAGCGGGTCCGCGCTCTCCGGCAGGTCGAGCCTGGGCGGCTGCACGTAGCGGCTGGCGATGGACACGAAGTAGAGGAACTGCGTGTAGAGGTTGGGGCCCAGGTGGAAGAGGTTCTGCGCCACCAGCTGCGCGTCCGCGCGCGCCTCCGGGAAGTGCTTCGAGAAGTCCGTGAAGCCCGCCCCCATCAGGGAGCCCGGCTCCAGCCGCCACAGCTCCTCGTAGATGGAGAGGTAGAAGAGGAAGGCCGGGTCCTGCTTCCACTGCACGTCCTTCTGGAAGGCGCGGTAGATGGCGGTGAGCTGGGCCCGCAGCGCCTCGTCGGCGCCGAGCTGCTCGTTGATGAGCAGGTCGCAGAAGACGTTGATGAGCGAGTAGTCCCCCAGCGGCAGCAGCGTCTTCTCCATCATCCGCAGCCGCGCGGAGACACTGAGGCTGCCCGGGTAGCGCACGTGGTGCCCCACCTCGTGCGCGAGCACCGCCTCCAGGCTGCCCAGCAGCTCGCGGCCGCGCAGCTCCCGGGCGTTGAACCAGACCTGCCGGGTGATGAGGTCGATGTGCGCCAGCGCGCAGCCCTCCTTCGCCGCGCGCGGCTCGCCCAGCAGCAGGAACTGGGACCAGCGTCCCCGGGCCCGCTGCCAGCTCTCCTCCACCTGCTGCTGGAGCCGCGGCTCCAGCACTTCCTGCACGGGTGCCTGCTTGCGGGCCGCGTCAGTCATGGCGAGTCCAGCACCCACAGCCGCTGCGAGTCCACGGCGCTGGCCACCACGTAGCCACTGCGCGCCACGAGCGTCCGGTGCGGCGTGCCCAGCAGCGGCAGCGCGGCCTCCTTCCCGTTCACCCGCGCCGTGTTGCTCGTCACCTCCAGCGCCGGGGGCACCTCCACCGGCCCATGGCCCATGCAGGGCTGGAGGCCGAGGAAGCGCGCCTCGCTCTGCGGCGCGAGGAAGAGGCCCACGTGCACGCCGTTGTCGCGGCGGTCGTGTACGCAGAGG
The Pyxidicoccus xibeiensis DNA segment above includes these coding regions:
- a CDS encoding PLP-dependent aminotransferase family protein, translated to METFRPLLPVGYAAGAEAYRRAAEGLTADDLTQHYTRGLRFFHDELVPRVKARLSALSGGVWRFDDYVAFAAGSDCDFMSHLVEAVAAREPVRLYPGDWHGFTVGCTQQEGIRWDAESPGALACLCIPSVRNGHVTEEMLAFLGASPHSLLNLNLYPTLSATERTEVASQLLPLLPRAVLSISFSRGFGLTASQLGVALVHKDHPYRKRFETQWNWHTYFFNAIAARAFMAVDLERMQAVDAERRAWVHTWLAEHGLPVVESGSYYVKSFRVQGALPEHLRPLHRDGVVRLCFKPPQVG
- a CDS encoding radical SAM protein, whose protein sequence is MSAARPLPQLVPWESCRALTCSVLPVRLACNLRCPFCFSRSSISALQHEKSDLLRLDLARYYRDARERGATRLVITGGGEPLLRPELVLHLVREGRRFFDELALFTNGTFLTRALAEELAEAGLSYVCWSRHAVDDADNRALMGKQAPLREAFLEAAKPLKVRATCVMAKGHVDGREEAWRYIRALAPLGVREFTFKHTYVAYEQSVFRESPADKWAREHQVEEDVFEGQGQVVGRLPWGPVIRRMEEVQVCYYREPTPQWEQENGTCRSLNLLSDGSVYASLEDSRSLLYRLSD